From the genome of Neodiprion pinetum isolate iyNeoPine1 chromosome 3, iyNeoPine1.2, whole genome shotgun sequence, one region includes:
- the LOC124213643 gene encoding tubulin beta-1 chain, with protein MREIVHIQAGQCGNQIGAKFWEIISDEHGIDPTGAYHGDSDLQLERINVYYNEASGGKYVPRAILVDLEPGTMDSVRSGPFGQIFRPDNFVFGQSGAGNNWAKGHYTEGAELVDSVLDVVRKEAESCDCLQGFQLTHSLGGGTGSGMGTLLISKIREEYPDRIMNTYSVVPSPKVSDTVVEPYNATLSVHQLVENTDETYCIDNEALYDICFRTLKLSTPTYGDLNHLVSLTMSGVTTCLRFPGQLNADLRKLAVNMVPFPRLHFFMPGFAPLTSRGSQQYRALSVPELTQQMFDAKNMMAACDPRHGRYLTVAAIFRGRMSMKEVDEQMLNIQNKNSSYFVEWIPNNVKTAVCDIPPRGLKMSATFIGNSTAIQELFKRISEQFTAMFRRKAFLHWYTGEGMDEMEFTEAESNMNDLVSEYQQYQEATADEDAEFDEEQEAEVDEN; from the exons ATGAGGGAGATCGTTCACATCCAGGCCGGTCAGTGCGGAAACCAAATTGGAGCTAAG TTTTGGGAAATAATCAGTGACGAGCATGGAATTGACCCGACCGGCGCCTACCATGGAGACTCTGATCTTCAGCTGGAGAGGATCAACGTCTACTATAATGAGGCGTCAGGAGGAAAATACGTCCCTCGTGCGATCCTTGTTGATTTGGAGCCTGGTACCATGGACTCCGTGCGCTCGGGACCATTCGGTCAGATCTTCCGACCGGACAACTTCGTTTTCGGTCAGAGCGGTGCCGGAAACAACTGGGCGAAGGGTCACTACACCGAGGGTGCTGAGCTGGTGGACTCAGTTTTGGACGTGGTGAGGAAGGAGGCCGAGAGCTGCGATTGCCTGCAAGGCTTCCAGCTCACGCACTCTCTTGGAGGTGGAACCGGATCGGGAATGGGAACCTTGCTGATCTCAAAGATTCGCGAGGAATACCCCGACAGAATAATGAACACCTACTCGGTCGTACCGTCGCCAAAAGTATCCGACACCGTAGTCGAGCCCTACAACGCCACCCTCTCAGTCCACCAGTTGGTAGAAAACACCGACGAGACATACTGTATTGACAACGAAGCGCTGTACGACATCTGCTTCCGCACCTTGAAACTCTCGACCCCAACGTACGGTGACCTCAACCATCTAGTGTCCCTCACAATGTCCGGAGTTACGACCTGCCTCAGATTCCCGGGTCAGCTCAACGCCGATCTCCGCAAACTCGCCGTTAACATGGTTCCCTTCCCCCGTCTTCACTTCTTTATGCCCGGTTTCGCTCCCCTCACATCTCGCGGTAGCCAGCAGTACCGTGCGCTATCGGTACCCGAACTCACCCAGCAGATGTTCGACGCCAAGAACATGATGGCCGCCTGTGATCCACGTCACGGAAGGTACCTCACAGTCGCCGCGATATTCCGAGGAAGGATGTCGATGAAGGAGGTAGACGAGCAGATGTTGAACATCCAGAACAAGAACAGCTCGTACTTCGTCGAATGGATTCCCAACAACGTCAAGACCGCAGTGTGCGACATCCCGCCCCGTGGTCTCAAGATGTCGGCGACCTTCATCGGCAACTCGACTGCCATCCAGGAACTGTTCAAGCGAATTTCCGAACAGTTCACCGCCATGTTCAGGAGGAAGGCTTTCCTCCATTGGTACACCGGTGAGGGTATGGACGAGATGGAATTCACCGAGGCAGAGTCAAACATGAACGACTTGGTGTCCGAGTACCAACAGTACCAGGAAGCCACCGCTGACGAGGACGCCGAGTTCGATGAGGAACAGGAAGCCGAAGTTGACGAGAACTAA